In the Wyeomyia smithii strain HCP4-BCI-WySm-NY-G18 chromosome 2, ASM2978416v1, whole genome shotgun sequence genome, one interval contains:
- the LOC129719544 gene encoding uncharacterized protein LOC129719544 — MSALMTNMTLKPGQEPERITKSSCIYKLTPVLDENGVLRVGGRMETSTDISFDKRFPIILPRKHGLTRKIIQFYHEKFGHANRETVVNELRQRFWIPNIRVAIIQVMRQCIWCKVNRCHPLAPMIAPLPVQRVTPHLRPFSSIGIDYLGPIEVAVNRRKEKRWVCVFTCLAIRAVHLEVVHSLSTQSCLMAIRRFNKEHGIPTEIFSDNATCFKGADREMRRIYSECVNTVASATTAWHFNPPAAPHMGGIWERMVRSVKECMKTRDDGRILTDEVLLTVLAEAEDMINARPLTYIPQELAEEEAITPHHFLRGNMTIADMKVDGKVNVAGALRDAYKRSQVVPNRMWERWSKEYLPTINRRAKWYGDQKPLEVNDLVFIVDGKNRKCWTRGIVEQVFQGPDGRIRQANVRTAGGVLRRAVANLAVLEIRDCKSETSGKVTGCYGLGHVNTAGH; from the coding sequence ATGAGCGCGCTGATGACCAACATGACGCTCAAACCAGGACAAGAACCCGAGAGGATTACGAAATCCAGTTGTATTTACAAACTAACACCGGTCCTCGACGAAAACGGGGTACTGCGCGTTGGCGGTCGAATGGAAACATCAACCGATATTTCGTTTGACAAACGATTTCCGATTATTCTGCCGCGGAAGCACGGCTTGACAagaaaaataattcaattttacCACGAAAAGTTTGGTCACGCTAACCGCGAAACTGTGGTGAATGAGCTTCGCCAACGTTTTTGGATTCCAAATATTCGAGTAGCGATTATACAGGTCATGCGCCAATGTATATGGTGTAAGGTGAATCGTTGTCATCCATTGGCTCCGATGATAGCTCCACTACCCGTTCAGAGAGTGACCCCCCATCTTCGACCATTTAGCTCGATAGGCATCGACTATCTCGGTCCCATTGAAGTGGCGGTCAACAGAAGGAAAGAGAAAAGGTGGGTCTGCGTATTCACTTGTCTTGCGATTCGTGCCGTACATCTCGAGGTTGTACATAGCCTCTCAACACAATCATGTTTAATGGCCATACGGAGATTTAATAAGGAGCATGGCATACCAACAGAAATTTTTTCGGACAACGCAACTTGTTTCAAGGGCGCAGACCGCGAGATGCGTAGAATCTACAGTGAGTGTGTGAATACAGTAGCGAGCGCAACGACAGCGTGGCATTTCAATCCTCCAGCAGCGCCGCACATGGGTGGCATCTGGGAGAGAATGGTAAGATCCGTGAAGGAATGTATGAAAACGCGTGATGATGGAAGAATCCTAACCGATGAAGTTTTGCTAACGGTCCTTGCGGAAGCAGAGGATATGATCAATGCGCGTCCCCTAACGTACATACCACAAGAGTTAGCTGAAGAAGAAGCAATCACCCCGCATCATTTCCTTCGTGGAAATATGACGATTGCGGACATGAAGGTAGACGGGAAAGTTAATGTTGCAGGCGCTCTACGAGACGCTTACAAGCGATCGCAAGTTGTTCCGAACCGAATGTGGGAGCGCTGGTCTAAAGAATATTTACCAACTATAAACAGGCGAGCCAAATGGTATGGAGACCAGAAACCATTAGAAGTAAACGACCTAGTATTCATTGTCGACGGAAAGAACAGGAAGTGCTGGACTAGAGGTATAGTAGAACAAGTGTTTCAGGGACCGGACGGGCGAATCAGGCAAGCAAATGTGAGAACAGCTGGAGGCGTACTGAGACGTGCTGTAGCCAACTTAGCGGTGCTGGAGATAAGAGACTGTAAATCCGAAACTTCCGGAAAAGTTACCGGATGTTACGGGCTGGGGCATGTTAACACCGCTGGGCATTAA